From the genome of Torulaspora globosa chromosome 2, complete sequence, one region includes:
- the PRX1 gene encoding thioredoxin peroxidase PRX1 (ancestral locus Anc_7.388), translating into MFSRVLFQSRRSLIQGQQQQPFKVAVRTLRTFKQEDQPRLRINSVAPNFDADTTHGKINFHDYLGNSWGVLFSHPADFTPVCTTELGAFAKLKPEFDKRNVKLIGLSAEDVESHRKWIKDIEEVNKLDKFTFPIIADVDKEIAFLYDMVDEEGFKQLGKAPPVATIRSVFIIDPSKKIRISFTYPPSVGRNTSEVLRVIDALQKTDAKGVVTPINWQEGEDVIIPPTVSDAEASKKFGQFKKIKPYLRYTEA; encoded by the coding sequence ATGTTCTCCCGTGTTTTGTTCCAATCCAGAAGATCGCTGATTCAAGgacaacagcagcagccttTCAAGGTCGCTGTCAGAACCTTGAGAACCTTCAAGCAGGAAGACCAGCCAAGGTTAAGAATCAACTCAGTGGCGCCCAATTTCGATGCAGACACTACACATGGAAAGATCAATTTCCATGATTACCTTGGCAACTCGTGGGGTGTATTGTTTTCGCATCCCGCAGACTTCACGCCTGTCTGTACCACCGAATTGGGAGCTTTCGCCAAATTGAAGCCCGAATTCGACAAGCGTAACGTTAAATTGATTGGTTTGTCTGCTGAAGATGTGGAATCGCATCGGAAAtggatcaaagatatcgaagaagtaAACAAGTTAGACAAGTTTACGTTCCCAATCATCGCTGACGTCGACAAGGAGATTGCGTTCCTTTACGACATGGTGGACGAAGAGGGTTTCAAGCAGTTGGGCAAGGCTCCTCCCGTCGCCACCATCAGGTCtgttttcatcatcgatccTTCTAAGAAGATCAGAATTTCGTTCACTTATCCGCCCTCCGTCGGCAGAAACACTTCCGAGGTGTTGAGAGTCATCGATGCCTTGCAAAAGACTGATGCAAAGGGTGTCGTGACACCGATCAACTGGCAGGAGGGTGAGGATGTCATCATCCCACCTACCGTGTCTGACGCTGAAGCCTCCAAGAAGTTCGGAcagttcaagaaaatcAAGCCATATTTGCGTTACACTGAGGCTTAA
- the PUP3 gene encoding proteasome core particle subunit beta 3 (ancestral locus Anc_7.383) yields the protein MSDPSSINGGIVVAMAGKDCVAIASDLRLGSQSLGVSNKFEKIFHYGHVFLGITGLATDVTTLSETFRYKTNLYKLRENRPIEPETFTQLVSSTLYERRFGPYFVGPVVAGINSKTEKPFIAGFDLIGCIDEAKDFIVSGTASDQLFGMCESLYEPNLEAEDLFETISQALLNAADRDALSGWGAVVYIIKKDKVVKRYLKTRQD from the coding sequence ATGTCTGATCCCAGCTCGATAAACGGTGGTATTGTGGTGGCAATGGCCGGCAAAGATTGTGTAGCCATTGCATCTGATCTAAGGCTGGGGAGCCAATCGCTAGGTGTGTCGAAcaaatttgagaagatattccaTTACGGCCATGTCTTTTTAGGTATAACAGGTTTAGCTACAGATGTTACAACGTTAAGCGAAACGTTTCGGTACAAGACAAATCTCTATAAGCTAAGAGAGAATAGACCGATTGAACCTGAGACGTTCACACAGCTTGTATCGAGCACACTTTATGAGAGAAGATTTGGACCGTATTTCGTAGGCCCAGTGGTTGCAGGTATCAACAGCAAGACAGAAAAGCCATTCATCGCCGGGTTCGACCTCATCGGCTGTATCGACGAGGCCAAGGATTTCATTGTGAGTGGTACAGCATCGGACCAGTTGTTTGGTATGTGCGAGTCCCTTTATGAGCCTAATCTTGAGGCTGAAGACTTGTTCGAGACAATAAGCCAGGCACTACTGAATGCTGCAGACCGTGACGCGCTATCCGGTTGGGGTGCTGTGGTATACATAataaagaaggataaagtGGTCAAGAGATATCTAAAAACAAGACAAGATTGA
- a CDS encoding tetratricopeptide repeat protein (ancestral locus Anc_7.386), with the protein MSAAADGRSQNVETVAMHPYKKHFLDSQNHKLVEPGSSRPDANVSDRPTLASSPVGSDEQSSTYGSVVSLNNSSQPSDVRSQWIQQMGPPSNAHLRQLRVSPESTNSSSEDIQRASLSPSNVSSQTNGTQVNKRKSRSVDLSHMYLMNGSHDTQLTSTNESVADMSHQLISRYLGQNGNTSLVPRLKTIEMYRENVKKSKDANLLFQFAQYILQTALTMEFNDTPATTASKTDAIDPAELKRSFLKEAQHYLRKLSVKGYADAQYLLGDVYASGALGKTENKEAFTLFQAAAKHGHIESAYRTAYCFEEGLGTTRDSRKALEFLKFAASRNHPSAMYKLGLYSFYGRMGLPTDVNTKQNGIKWLSRASARANELTCAAPYELAKIYEEGFLDIIIPDEKYATELYIQAASLGHVPSSTLLGQIYESGNKAVPQDTSLSIHYYTQAALKGDPVAMLGLCAWYLLGAEPAFEKDENEAFQWALRAASAGYPKAQFTVGYFYEKGKGCEANIESAYKWYGKAAKNNDSRAIAKLKQREPPKDKLEVSSKKRQKKSMSVSTLNIFKSLESGSSKEYFNSEDYSQLKPTNGLFTDAPVESGIFTQAPNCSNTKISQTPGAEASKAPKDSKEQPHTQKSNVKSSSGKGKKKSEKNGKSCILM; encoded by the coding sequence atgagtGCTGCAGCAGACGGTCGCAGCCAAAACGTGGAGACAGTGGCTATGCATCCATATAAAAAGCATTTTTTAGATTCTCAGAATCACAAGCTCGTCGAGCCTGGCAGCTCTCGACCGGATGCCAATGTTTCTGATAGACCCACTCTTGCTTCTTCGCCGGTGGGTTCCGATGAGCAGTCGTCCACGTATGGTTCGGTAGTTTCGCTCAACAATTCTTCGCAACCTTCAGATGTGCGGAGCCAGTGGATTCAACAGATGGGTCCTCCGTCGAATGCACACCTTCGGCAGCTTCGCGTTTCCCCGGAATCGAcgaactcttcatctgaaGACATCCAAAGAGCATCGCTATCGCCATCTAACGTTTCCAGCCAAACTAATGGCACACAGGTTAACAAGCGAAAGTCACGGTCAGTGGACCTGTCTCATATGTACCTAATGAATGGAAGTCATGATACTCAGCTTACTTCGACCAACGAGTCAGTGGCAGACATGTCCCATCAACTCATAAGCAGATACCTCGGTCAAAATGGCAATACGTCATTAGTTCCGCGACTAAAAACCATCGAAATGTATAGGGAAAACGTCAAAAAGTCGAAGGACGCAAATTTGCTCTTTCAGTTCGCCCAGTACATCCTGCAGACTGCTCTTACCATGGAATTTAACGATACCCCTGCAACAACAGCTTCTAAGACCGATGCGATTGACCCAGCAGAGCTTAAACGAAGCTTTCTGAAAGAGGCCCAGCATTACCTGAGAAAACTTAGCGTGAAAGGCTACGCTGATGCTCAATACTTGTTGGGAGACGTATATGCCTCGGGTGCTCTGGGGAAAACGGAGAATAAGGAGGCTTTTACGCTATTTCAGGCAGCTGCCAAACACGGTCACATTGAAAGTGCTTACAGAACTGCATAttgttttgaagaaggtcTCGGCACAACGAGGGACTCCAGGAAAGCTCTTGAGTTTCTTAAATTCGCTGCAAGCAGAAATCATCCATCCGCCATGTACAAACTAGGCTTATATTCTTTTTATGGACGGATGGGGTTGCCGACAGATGTCAACACAAAGCAGAATGGTATAAAATGGCTTTCGCGTGCGTCTGCGAGAGCAAACGAACTGACATGCGCAGCTCCTTACGAATTGGCTAAGATCTACGAAGAAGGATTCCTCGACATCATCATTCCAGATGAGAAATACGCTACTGAGCTGTATATCCAGGCAGCTTCGCTGGGACATGTTCCTTCGTCCACCTTACTCGGACAAATTTATGAATCCGGAAACAAAGCTGTCCCGCAAGATACAAGCTTGTCGATACATTATTATACGCAAGCGGCATTGAAGGGAGATCCCGTAGCCATGCTGGGACTTTGCGCATGGTACCTGCTTGGGGCGGAACCGGCGTTTGAGAAGGACGAGAATGAAGCATTCCAGTGGGCACTCAGGGCTGCTTCTGCCGGGTATCCGAAAGCACAATTCACAGTAGGTTACTTCTATGAGAAGGGAAAAGGATGCGAGGCGAACATCGAGAGCGCGTATAAATGGTATGGGAAAGCCGCCAAGAATAACGATTCTAGAGCAATAGCGAAACTAAAACAACGAGAACCGCCCAAGGATAAGCTTGAAGTCtcatccaagaagagacagaagaaatcgatgagtGTGTCCACACTAAATATATTCAAGAGCCTTGAGAGTGGATCTTCAAAGGAATATTTCAATTCCGAAGATTACAGTCAACTAAAACCCACTAACGGCTTATTTACCGATGCTCCTGTGGAGTCGGGAATCTTTACTCAGGCGCCTAACTGCAGCAATACCAAAATAAGTCAGACCCCTGGTGCCGAGGCATCCAAGGCCCCGAAGGACAGTAAAGAACAACCGCATACACAAAAGTCAAATGTTAAGTCGAGCTCTGGCAAAGGCAAAAAGAAATCGGAGAAGAATGGTAAGAGTTGTATATTGATGTGA
- the RAD51 gene encoding recombinase RAD51 (ancestral locus Anc_7.385): protein MSQVQDQVFQDTQLENPQLSLMSTAPADPSSLSESQVQFAGAQRAGSEEYVESSEAVEQPGSVGGGAGGETEGVEEDDVALVSFVPLEKLQINGITSGDLRKLRESGLHTVEAVAYAPRKQLMEIKGISEAKADKLLNEAARLVPMGFVTAADFHMRRSEMICLTTGSKNLDTLLGGGIETGSITELFGEFRTGKSQLCHTLAVTCQIPLDIGGGEGKCLYIDTEGTFRPVRLVSIAQRFGLDPDDALNNVAYARAYNADHQIRLLDAAAQMMSESRFSLIVVDSVMALYRTDFSGRGELSARQMHLAKFMRALQRLADQFGVAVVVTNQVVAQVDGAMSFNPDPKKPIGGNIMAHSSTTRLGFKKGRGCQRLCKVVDSPCLPEADCVFAIYEDGVGDPREEDE from the coding sequence ATGTCGCAAGTACAGGACCAGGTATTCCAGGATACACAATTGGAAAATCCGCAGCTATCGCTGATGTCAACTGCTCCAGCAGATCCGTCGTCGCTATCAGAAAGTCAGGTTCAATTTGCAGGAGCCCAGCGAGCCGGGAGTGAGGAATACGTGGAGTCTTCAGAGGCGGTTGAACAGCCGGGGTCCGTTGGAGGTGGCGCTGGAGGTGAGACGGAGGGTGTTGAGGAAGACGATGTGGCGTTGGTTTCGTTTGTTCCGCTAGAGAAGTTACAGATCAATGGTATCACCAGCGGAGACCTCAGGAAGCTTCGGGAAAGTGGGTTACATACGGTGGAGGCGGTGGCGTATGCGCCACGCAAGCAGTTGATGGAGATCAAGGGAATTTCGGAGGCCAAGGCGGACAAATTGCTGAACGAAGCGGCCAGGCTGGTGCCGATGGGGTTTGTTACAGCGGCGGACTTCCACATGAGACGGTCGGAGATGATCTGTTTGACTACTGGGTCTAAGAATTTGGATACGTTGCTTGGAGGCGGTATTGAGACTGGGTCGATTACGGAGCTATTTGGTGAGTTTAGAACGGGGAAATCGCAGTTGTGCCATACGCTCGCGGTAACGTGTCAGATACCGCTGGATATCGGTGGAGGAGAGGGGAAGTGTCTGTATATCGACACAGAAGGTACATTCCGGCCCGTGAGGCTGGTTTCGATCGCTCAACGGTTTGGACTGGACCCTGACGATGCGCTGAACAACGTAGCGTATGCTAGAGCGTATAACGCGGACCATCAGATACGGCTGCTGGATGCAGCAGCCCAGATGATGAGCGAGTCGCGGTTCTCGTTGATCGTGGTGGACTCCGTGATGGCCCTATACAGAACTGATTTTTCGGGACGTGGTGAGCTTAGCGCGAGACAAATGCATTTGGCAAAGTTTATGCGCGCCTTGCAACGGCTTGCGGACCAGTTTGGCGTGGCCGTGGTGGTGACAAATCAGGTTGTCGCTCAGGTTGACGGGGCTATGTCCTTTAACCCAGATCCGAAAAAACCTATCGGTGGCAATATCATGGCTCATTCTTCTACAACAAGACTGGGATTTAAGAAAGGTAGAGGTTGCCAGAGGCTCTGTAAGGTGGTTGACTCACCTTGTCTCCCTGAAGCGGACTGTGTGTTCGCCATCTATGAAGATGGTGTCGGTGACCCGCGTGAGGAGGACGAATAG
- the YEL1 gene encoding Arf family guanine nucleotide exchange factor YEL1 (ancestral locus Anc_7.384) gives MASDSVPPVPMGQQLIESPKITDIHSLVADEQDCERIAKKMLKGTFEEVSYEEYANLLGNKEMSGTLRAFVGMLGPLPESLLSTLQLLVSKLHFVAEAQNIDRILEELSQRWVECHPDTFWEDHYKLCHIVLFSLLILNSDLHNSDGVSGHAKFSLQEFVENTIYALKKEAKATGYTLEEVEPMIAEQLGSFYDKLKAKSLPLASRPAGIYREASRPQSILNTKSSSFSRQRFSVRSVTSASLETTLSNGASVHSGSSSQRGRKESNYTSNWKFHHNKQLPQLYNPEDFDAEWNSRNNSLWFMDSVIKLCENGLVSTKDEDESAESLLAEEQRRRAPKRFFKWLTKSKPRSIFEDVKSPIAFLDGNAKWIRTRVRVSEGRIFVFKLKSSNLAKVDANQDLDALKENCSQYFVRNLFEAVATLVQDNVIQGNQPDSAHLAKEHLRGNFTVVVPSGPNGQSTTLEFQTATVEEAANFVHSINFWAARITSVPSAQFEVVSNQEYGWSEKVMSSEMDQEYLDKVNLSVWRPLLSIEALYDELQTLGEQPNFRDRLEELTEFTQQIEGRIDLHNSRKPVIVATWTKSAQFEAAMDNWNNKYLYLHEISGRNSKYLKAMQMADRVLKEINQ, from the coding sequence ATGGCAAGTGATAGCGTGCCACCAGTTCCAATGGGACAGCAACTGATAGAATCACCAAAGATAACGGATATTCATAGCTTGGTCGCGGACGAGCAGGATTGCGAGCGGATAGCGaagaaaatgctgaaaGGGACGTTTGAAGAGGTGAGCTACGAGGAGTATGCGAACTTGCTGGGGAACAAGGAGATGAGCGGGACGCTGCGCGCGTTTGTAGGGATGCTGGGACCTCTGCCGGAGTCTTTGTTGTCGACTttgcagctgctggtgaGTAAACTGCATTTTGTCGCCGAAGCGCAGAATATCGATCGgattttggaagaattgagtCAAAGATGGGTGGAATGCCATCCAGACACGTTTTGGGAGGATCATTACAAGCTTTGCCACATTGTGTTGTTTTCGTTGCTGATTTTGAACTCCGACCTGCACAATAGCGACGGCGTGAGCGGCCACGCGAAGTTCTCACTGCAGGAGTTCGTGGAGAATACGATCTAtgcgctgaagaaggaggcAAAGGCCACGGGATATACGTTAGAGGAAGTGGAGCCGATGATTGCAGAGCAGCTGGGCTCCTTCTACGATAAATTGAAGGCGAAGAGCCTGCCGTTGGCGTCGAGGCCAGCTGGAATCTATCGAGAGGCCTCGCGTCCGCAGTCGATACTCAACACGAAGAGTAGTTCGTTCTCAAGACAAAGATTCTCGGTCAGAAGTGTGACTTCTGCAAGCTTGGAGACTACGCTCTCCAATGGAGCGTCAGTGCACTCGGGTTCGAGCTCACAACGGGGGAGAAAGGAGTCGAACTACACTTCGAATTGGAAATTTCATCATAACAAACAGCTCCCTCAGTTATATAACCCGGAGGACTTTGACGCTGAGTGGAATTCAAGAAACAACTCGCTCTGGTTTATGGATTCAGTGATAAAACTATGTGAAAACGGTCTCGTCAGTACcaaagacgaagacgagaGCGCCGAATCGTTGCTTGCGGAGGAGCAGCGTCGTAGGGCTCCCAAGcgtttcttcaaatggcTCACCAAATCGAAGCCGCGCTCgatctttgaagatgtcaaaTCGCCGATTGCATTTCTAGACGGCAACGCAAAGTGGATCAGAACAAGAGTGCGGGTCTCGGAGGGGAGGATCTTCGTTTTCAAGTTAAAGTCTAGCAATTTGGCGAAAGTAGATGCTAATCAAGACCTAGACGCCCTCAAGGAAAACTGCAGCCAGTATTTTGTCCGCAATCTTTTCGAAGCGGTTGCAACTTTGGTTCAGGACAATGTCATACAAGGCAACCAGCCCGATAGCGCTCACCTCGCAAAAGAGCATTTGAGGGGAAACTTCACTGTGGTTGTACCTTCTGGGCCCAATGGTCAAAGTACGACTCTCGAGTTTCAAACTGCGACAGTGGAAGAAGCCGCTAACTTTGTGCATTCTATCAATTTTTGGGCCGCCAGGATAACGTCTGTGCCTTCAGCGCAGTTCGAAGTGGTGTCAAATCAAGAGTACGGTTGGAGCGAAAAGGTTATGTCGTCAGAAATGGATCAAGAATATCTCGATAAAGTCAACTTAAGCGTTTGGAGACCACTGCTATCCATCGAGGCGCTCTATGATGAACTGCAGACGCTTGGTGAACAGCCCAACTTCCGCGACAGGCTAGAGGAGCTGACTGAGTTTACACAGCAAATTGAGGGCAGGATTGATCTGCACAATTCAAGAAAACCAGTGATAGTTGCTACTTGGACCAAATCGGCTCAGTTCGAAGCTGCCATGGACAATTGGAACAATAAATATCTCTACCTGCATGAAATCAGCGGAAGAAACTCCAAATATCTGAAGGCTATGCAAATGGCGGATCGGGTACTTAAAGAGATCAATCAGTAA
- the CMC2 gene encoding Cmc2p (ancestral locus Anc_7.382), whose amino-acid sequence MHPQLEARRFNSCYELIQALDKCHQQEYYKRIFGLCNNEKEALSQCLHEARLAGEREAIKQRRQERKTMEEKWKKIDEEEYGEDAILKKIIERYQAKKNGSNGSE is encoded by the exons ATGCATCCACAACTAGAAGCCAGGAGGTTCAACT CCTGCTATGAGCTAATTCAAGCTTTAGACAAATGCCACCAGCAGGAATACTACAAGAGGATCTTTGGATTGTGTAATAACGAGAAAGAAGCTTTGAGCCAATGTTTACATGAGGCGAGATTGGCCGGAGAGAGAGAGGCTATCAAACAAAGGAGGCAGGAACGTAAGACGATGGAAGAaaagtggaagaagattgatgaagaggaatACGGGGAAGATGCTATCCTTaagaagatcatcgaaAGGTACCAAGCTAAAAAGAACGGTTCGAACGGCTCGGAGTGA